A genome region from Alistipes dispar includes the following:
- a CDS encoding SLOG family protein, which yields MIADSGRSVAFTGHRTYDGTAAESLSAAVERLYGRGFRTFLSGMAVGFDLAAAEAVLTLRAAHPDVRLVAVVPFRGQEERFSPADRVRFLRAVAAADEVEVLAGGYRRGCYAVRNDFLVDRAALVVAWYDGSPGGTRYTLRRALARGREVWNLHPSGGGLAIRPVQPALF from the coding sequence ATGATCGCAGACTCCGGCAGATCGGTCGCCTTCACGGGGCACCGTACGTACGACGGGACTGCGGCGGAGAGCCTCTCCGCCGCAGTGGAGCGGTTGTACGGACGCGGGTTCCGCACGTTTCTTTCGGGAATGGCCGTGGGGTTCGACCTCGCGGCGGCCGAGGCCGTGCTGACGCTGCGTGCGGCGCATCCCGACGTGCGGCTGGTCGCCGTCGTCCCTTTCCGCGGGCAGGAGGAGCGCTTCTCTCCGGCCGACCGGGTGCGTTTCCTCCGTGCGGTCGCCGCGGCCGACGAGGTGGAGGTGCTCGCCGGAGGGTATCGCCGGGGATGTTACGCCGTGCGCAACGATTTCCTGGTCGATCGGGCCGCGCTCGTCGTGGCATGGTACGACGGTTCGCCGGGCGGCACGCGCTACACCCTGCGCCGGGCCCTGGCCCGCGGCCGCGAGGTGTGGAATCTCCACCCTTCGGGCGGCGGCCTTGCGATCCGCCCCGTGCAGCCGGCGCTGTTCTGA
- a CDS encoding 6-phosphofructokinase: MKEAIAILTGGGPAPGMNTVVGSVAKTFLRKGYRVIGLHEGYTGLFNPSPRTVDIDYPMADGIFNQGGSFLQMSRFKPTDADFENNFNLKFFTDNNVKLLVTVGGDDTASTANRIAKFLEAKKYPIANIHVPKTIDNDLPLPKGTPTFGYESAKDKGAVIARAVYVDARTSGNWFVLAAMGRSAGHLAFGIGEACHYPMIVIPEMFDKTEITVEKIVNLVISSIIKRKIMGMDYGAAVISEGVFHALSDEEIRKSGVHFTYDEHGHPELGKVSKAHIFNEMIEKKLKELGIKVKSRPVELGYEIRCQTPIAYDLTYCSELGIGVHKLFAEGKTGCMVYVDSEGNVSPLYLKDLQDPATGKIPPRLVDINSDKFTSVVENILNAVTPADYEAAKQYVANPEEYDFHKILNWK; this comes from the coding sequence ATGAAAGAAGCAATCGCAATCCTGACCGGCGGCGGACCGGCCCCCGGCATGAATACCGTGGTGGGCAGCGTCGCCAAGACGTTCCTGCGCAAAGGTTACCGCGTAATCGGCCTGCACGAGGGCTATACGGGCCTGTTCAACCCCTCGCCCCGCACCGTGGACATCGACTACCCGATGGCCGACGGCATCTTCAACCAGGGCGGTTCGTTCCTGCAGATGAGCCGTTTCAAACCGACGGACGCCGATTTCGAGAACAACTTCAACCTCAAGTTCTTCACCGACAACAACGTGAAACTGCTCGTGACGGTCGGCGGCGACGACACGGCCTCGACGGCCAACCGCATCGCCAAGTTCCTCGAGGCGAAGAAATACCCCATCGCCAACATCCACGTGCCGAAGACCATCGACAACGACCTGCCGCTGCCGAAAGGCACGCCGACGTTCGGCTACGAGTCGGCCAAGGACAAGGGTGCGGTCATCGCCCGCGCCGTCTATGTAGATGCACGCACGAGCGGCAACTGGTTCGTGCTGGCAGCCATGGGACGTTCGGCCGGCCACCTGGCATTCGGCATCGGCGAGGCGTGCCACTATCCGATGATCGTCATTCCCGAAATGTTCGACAAGACGGAGATCACCGTCGAGAAGATCGTGAACCTGGTCATCTCGTCGATCATCAAGCGTAAGATCATGGGCATGGACTACGGCGCCGCCGTCATTTCGGAGGGCGTGTTCCACGCGCTGTCGGACGAGGAGATCCGCAAGAGCGGCGTGCACTTCACCTACGACGAGCACGGACATCCCGAGCTGGGCAAGGTGTCGAAGGCGCACATCTTCAACGAGATGATCGAGAAGAAGCTCAAGGAGCTGGGCATCAAGGTCAAGAGCCGCCCCGTGGAGCTGGGCTACGAAATCCGCTGCCAGACCCCGATCGCCTACGACCTCACGTACTGCTCGGAGCTGGGTATCGGCGTGCACAAGCTCTTCGCCGAGGGCAAGACGGGCTGCATGGTTTACGTGGATTCGGAGGGCAACGTCTCGCCGCTCTACCTCAAGGACCTGCAAGACCCCGCGACGGGCAAGATTCCGCCCCGTCTGGTGGACATCAACTCGGACAAGTTCACCTCGGTGGTGGAGAACATCCTCAACGCCGTCACGCCGGCCGACTACGAGGCCGCCAAGCAGTATGTGGCCAACCCCGAGGAGTACGACTTCCACAAGATCCTCAACTGGAAATAA
- a CDS encoding cold-shock protein: MTGKVKWFDSKKGYGFITAENGKEIFVHFSGIATDGFKSLNEGQSVQFEVGSGAKGEQAINVTVVE; the protein is encoded by the coding sequence ATGACAGGTAAAGTAAAATGGTTCGATAGCAAGAAAGGCTACGGATTCATTACGGCGGAGAACGGCAAGGAGATTTTCGTGCACTTCTCGGGAATTGCAACGGATGGTTTCAAGTCGCTCAACGAAGGTCAGTCGGTCCAGTTCGAGGTAGGCTCGGGAGCCAAAGGCGAGCAGGCCATCAACGTAACTGTAGTTGAGTAA
- a CDS encoding TIGR04133 family radical SAM/SPASM protein gives MPGRRIGPRKRLALELFSGLYADKVREHRLDTLFWECTLRCNLACRHCGSDCRTDPGVKDMPAEDFLRVLDEEVTPHVDPAGVLVILSGGEVLVRDDLERIGSEIARRGYPWGMVTNGLALTPERLHGLIRAGLRTISVSLDGFEREHNRIRRNPASFARAMDAVRHIVREPELAFDVVTCVTEPLVPQLEAFRDRLVAEGVRHWRLFSIFPAGRAKGDGTLRLTDAGFRTLLDFIRRTRREGRIDASYACEGFLGGYEAEVRDHFYQCAAGVSVASVRVDGSISGCTSIRANFHQGNIYRDRFWEVWQSRFERFRDREWMRRGVCAGCGVFRFCRGGGMHLRDDDGELLCCHYNRL, from the coding sequence ATGCCCGGACGCCGTATCGGGCCGCGTAAACGGCTGGCCCTCGAACTCTTCTCCGGTCTCTATGCGGACAAGGTGCGCGAACACCGCCTCGATACGCTCTTCTGGGAGTGTACGCTGCGGTGCAACCTCGCATGCAGGCATTGCGGGAGCGACTGCCGCACGGATCCCGGCGTGAAGGACATGCCGGCGGAGGATTTCCTGCGGGTGCTGGACGAGGAGGTGACGCCGCACGTCGATCCCGCCGGGGTGCTCGTCATCCTCTCGGGCGGCGAGGTGCTCGTGCGCGACGATCTGGAACGGATCGGTTCGGAGATCGCCCGCCGCGGCTACCCGTGGGGGATGGTGACCAACGGCCTGGCGCTGACGCCGGAACGGCTGCACGGCCTGATTCGTGCCGGGCTGCGGACGATTTCGGTGAGCCTCGACGGATTCGAGCGGGAACACAACCGCATCCGGCGCAATCCGGCGAGTTTCGCCCGGGCGATGGACGCCGTGCGGCATATCGTGCGCGAGCCGGAGTTGGCTTTCGATGTCGTGACCTGCGTCACGGAACCGCTCGTCCCGCAGCTCGAAGCCTTCCGCGACCGGCTCGTCGCCGAGGGGGTGCGCCATTGGCGGCTCTTCTCGATCTTCCCTGCGGGACGCGCCAAAGGCGACGGAACGCTCCGCCTGACCGATGCCGGTTTCCGCACGCTGCTCGACTTCATCCGCCGTACGCGCCGCGAAGGGCGCATCGACGCCAGCTATGCCTGCGAGGGCTTTCTGGGAGGGTACGAGGCGGAGGTGCGCGACCATTTCTACCAATGCGCCGCCGGGGTCTCCGTGGCTTCGGTGCGGGTGGACGGCTCGATTTCGGGCTGCACGTCGATCCGTGCGAATTTCCATCAGGGCAATATCTACCGCGACCGCTTCTGGGAGGTGTGGCAGTCGCGTTTCGAACGCTTCCGCGACCGGGAGTGGATGCGCCGCGGCGTGTGTGCCGGCTGCGGGGTTTTCCGCTTCTGCCGGGGCGGCGGAATGCATTTGCGCGACGACGACGGCGAATTGCTCTGCTGCCATTACAACCGGTTGTGA
- a CDS encoding HAD family hydrolase, whose translation MEKIKNVVFDLGGVLVDLDLNRCIAAFRTLGMDAVAELINPYYPAEMIGRLEHGDITFHEACEEMRRLSGTPDVPDERIAWAYGEFLVTIPVTKLRQIEALRRRGIRTYVLSNNNPASMEFVRRMFTADGHDMEYYFDAVYLSYRMHELKPSEAIFRKMIAASGLEPAETLFIDDGSKNVDTAQALGFSIYMPAPQEDFGHLLESVGRS comes from the coding sequence ATGGAAAAGATCAAAAACGTAGTATTCGACCTCGGGGGCGTCCTCGTGGACCTCGACCTGAATCGCTGCATCGCGGCGTTCCGCACGCTCGGCATGGACGCCGTGGCGGAACTCATCAACCCCTACTACCCCGCCGAGATGATCGGCCGCCTCGAACACGGCGACATCACCTTCCACGAGGCGTGCGAGGAGATGCGCCGCCTCTCGGGTACGCCCGACGTCCCGGACGAACGGATCGCGTGGGCCTACGGGGAGTTTCTGGTGACGATCCCCGTCACGAAACTCCGCCAGATCGAGGCGCTCCGCCGCCGGGGTATCCGGACCTACGTGCTCTCGAACAACAACCCGGCCTCGATGGAGTTCGTCCGGCGCATGTTCACGGCCGACGGGCACGACATGGAGTACTATTTCGACGCCGTTTACCTCTCCTACCGGATGCACGAGCTGAAGCCCTCCGAGGCGATTTTCCGGAAAATGATCGCCGCGAGCGGTCTGGAACCCGCCGAAACGCTCTTCATCGACGACGGCAGCAAGAACGTCGATACGGCACAGGCGCTCGGCTTCTCGATCTACATGCCCGCCCCGCAGGAGGACTTCGGCCACCTGCTCGAATCGGTGGGACGAAGCTGA
- a CDS encoding SDR family NAD(P)-dependent oxidoreductase — MNARRNDTRRRRGEVAPGSAWALVTGAGSGIGRCYALRLAAAGYDLVLAGDRREPLEAVRQEIGTTVRAAAEVCIAEIDLARTGAAEELHAFTEREGIAVDVLINNAGIFSFLDILRTPAERIERIILLHDLTNTQLCRLYAADMARRGRGGHILNMSSYSLWMPFPGLSLYSASKAYLRAFSVAFAKEVRDEGIRVTAVCPAGVATDLYGLTPRWQRIGLRLGVLISADSCARRGLRALWRGRRTIVPDWWNRIWIPLCKLLPMQAIRPLRRFTMRFQR; from the coding sequence ATGAACGCCCGACGCAACGACACGCGCCGGCGGCGCGGAGAGGTCGCGCCCGGCAGCGCCTGGGCCCTCGTGACGGGCGCCGGATCGGGCATCGGCCGCTGCTATGCCCTGCGGCTGGCGGCGGCGGGCTACGACCTCGTGCTGGCGGGCGACCGCCGCGAACCGCTGGAGGCCGTCCGGCAGGAGATCGGAACCACCGTCCGTGCCGCCGCCGAGGTCTGCATCGCGGAGATCGACCTGGCCCGGACCGGAGCCGCCGAAGAGCTGCACGCATTCACCGAGCGGGAGGGAATCGCCGTTGACGTGCTCATCAACAACGCCGGAATCTTCTCGTTCCTCGACATCCTCCGCACGCCCGCCGAGCGCATCGAGCGGATCATCCTCCTGCACGACCTGACGAACACGCAGCTCTGCCGCCTCTACGCCGCCGACATGGCACGCCGCGGGCGGGGCGGGCACATCCTCAACATGTCCTCCTATTCGCTGTGGATGCCCTTCCCCGGGCTGTCGCTCTACAGCGCCTCGAAAGCCTACCTGCGCGCCTTCTCCGTGGCCTTCGCCAAGGAGGTCCGCGACGAAGGCATCCGCGTCACGGCGGTCTGCCCCGCAGGCGTGGCCACCGACCTCTACGGACTGACACCCCGCTGGCAGCGCATCGGGCTCCGGCTCGGAGTGCTGATCTCGGCCGACTCCTGTGCCCGGCGGGGACTGCGCGCCCTGTGGCGGGGCCGCCGCACGATCGTCCCCGACTGGTGGAACCGCATCTGGATTCCCCTCTGCAAACTCCTGCCCATGCAGGCGATCCGTCCGCTGCGGCGTTTCACGATGCGGTTCCAAAGGTAG
- a CDS encoding NADH:flavin oxidoreductase: protein MSALFTPYQLGPVTLRNRTIRSAAFESMGRAFGPTEQLKEYHVAVARGGIGMTTLAYAAVSRSGLSFDKQLWLRPAIVPGLRDITDAVHREGAAAAIQIGHCGNMTHYSTAGQIPIGASSGFNLYAYTPVRGMRRSEIAEVARDFGRAVRTARDAGFDSVEVHAGHGYLISQFLSPYTNRRRDEYGGSLENRMRFMRMCLEEAVGAARSCGMAVTVKHNMYDGFRGGIEIPESLEIAREIERFGVDGIVLTGGFVSKAPMAVMRGLIPIYTMSYYSPWWLRYFIRWCGPWMIRQYPFEECYFLEDAKKFRAALKCPLIYVGGLVSREGIDRALDAGFELVQMARALVNDPAFVEKLRTGDASTRSACDHRNYCIARMYSVDMKCCKHCPDLPRKIVEELERLP, encoded by the coding sequence ATGTCCGCACTTTTCACCCCTTACCAACTGGGCCCCGTGACGCTGCGCAACCGCACGATCCGTTCGGCGGCCTTCGAGTCGATGGGCCGGGCGTTCGGTCCCACCGAACAGCTCAAGGAGTACCACGTCGCGGTGGCCCGCGGCGGCATCGGCATGACGACGCTGGCCTATGCCGCCGTCTCGCGCAGCGGCCTCTCGTTCGACAAACAGCTCTGGCTGCGCCCGGCCATCGTGCCGGGGCTGCGCGACATCACCGACGCCGTCCACCGCGAAGGAGCCGCCGCGGCCATCCAGATCGGCCACTGCGGCAACATGACCCACTACTCCACCGCCGGACAGATTCCGATCGGCGCCTCGTCGGGTTTCAACCTGTACGCCTACACCCCGGTGCGGGGCATGCGGCGGAGCGAGATCGCAGAGGTGGCGCGCGACTTCGGCCGCGCCGTCCGCACGGCCCGCGACGCCGGGTTCGACTCGGTGGAGGTGCACGCCGGGCACGGCTACCTCATTTCGCAGTTCCTCTCGCCCTACACCAACCGCCGCCGCGACGAATACGGCGGATCGCTCGAAAACCGGATGCGCTTCATGCGCATGTGTCTGGAGGAAGCCGTCGGGGCGGCCCGGTCCTGTGGCATGGCCGTCACCGTCAAACACAACATGTACGACGGATTCCGGGGCGGAATCGAAATTCCCGAGAGCCTCGAAATCGCCCGCGAGATCGAACGCTTCGGCGTGGACGGCATCGTGCTCACGGGCGGATTCGTTTCGAAGGCCCCGATGGCCGTCATGCGGGGGCTGATCCCGATTTACACGATGAGCTATTACTCGCCGTGGTGGCTCCGCTACTTCATCCGCTGGTGCGGCCCGTGGATGATCCGGCAATACCCGTTCGAGGAGTGCTACTTCCTGGAGGACGCCAAAAAGTTCCGCGCGGCGCTCAAATGCCCGCTCATCTACGTCGGAGGGCTCGTGAGCCGCGAAGGGATCGACCGCGCGCTCGACGCCGGGTTCGAGCTGGTGCAGATGGCCCGCGCGCTGGTGAACGACCCGGCCTTCGTGGAGAAGCTCCGCACGGGCGACGCCTCGACGCGCAGCGCCTGCGACCACCGCAACTACTGCATCGCCCGCATGTATTCCGTGGACATGAAGTGCTGCAAGCACTGCCCCGACCTGCCGCGGAAGATCGTCGAAGAACTCGAACGCCTGCCATGA
- a CDS encoding DUF1295 domain-containing protein → MKESFDIFLIVMAVAALGVFVALHFFEAGYGYLFDRRYGPPVPNRIGWVVMESPVFILMCVLWACSDRMWQAGPLALFALFQTHYLQRAFIFPLLIRGKSKMPLGIVLMGMVFNTLNALMQGGWIFYVSPADYYAGWFSQPFIYAGGALFLAGMAVNIHSDSIIRRLRRPGDTRHYIPRGGMFRYVSSANYFGELLEWTGFAVASWSWAGAVFAWWTFANLAPRAASLRRRYEQEFGEEFTSLRRKRIIPFIY, encoded by the coding sequence ATGAAAGAGAGTTTCGACATTTTCCTTATCGTCATGGCCGTCGCGGCGCTCGGGGTGTTCGTGGCGCTGCACTTCTTCGAAGCCGGCTACGGCTACCTGTTCGACCGCCGCTACGGACCACCCGTCCCGAACCGCATCGGATGGGTGGTGATGGAATCCCCGGTATTCATCCTCATGTGCGTGCTCTGGGCCTGCTCCGACCGCATGTGGCAGGCCGGGCCGCTCGCGCTGTTCGCCCTCTTCCAGACGCACTACCTCCAGCGGGCCTTCATCTTCCCGCTGCTCATCCGCGGGAAGTCGAAAATGCCGCTCGGCATCGTCCTCATGGGTATGGTCTTCAACACGCTCAACGCCCTGATGCAGGGCGGCTGGATCTTCTACGTCTCCCCGGCGGACTACTACGCCGGGTGGTTCTCGCAGCCCTTCATCTACGCCGGCGGCGCGCTGTTCCTCGCCGGGATGGCCGTGAACATCCATTCGGACAGCATCATCCGCCGCCTCCGCCGCCCCGGCGACACGAGGCACTACATTCCCCGCGGCGGCATGTTCCGCTACGTCTCGTCGGCCAACTACTTCGGCGAGCTGCTCGAATGGACCGGCTTCGCCGTCGCCTCGTGGTCGTGGGCCGGGGCGGTCTTCGCCTGGTGGACCTTCGCCAACCTCGCGCCCCGCGCCGCCTCGCTGCGCCGCCGCTACGAACAGGAGTTCGGCGAGGAGTTCACCTCGCTTCGCAGGAAGCGCATCATACCCTTTATCTATTGA
- a CDS encoding glutamate decarboxylase: MNQQRHPREDTLTDIFGTQEMRCPAPTEFIPKGKTAPEVAYQLVKDETYPQTQPRLNLATFVTTYMDDYATRLMNEAINVNYIDETEYPRVAVMCGRCLNIIANLWNSPEKAEWKTGALGIGSSEACMLGGVAAWLRWRARRKAAGKPFDKPNLVMSSAFQVVWEKFCQLWQIELRTVPLDEQHPTLDIDAALKACDENTICIVPIAGVTWTGLDDDIEALDKALDAYNARTGYEIPIHVDAASGGFILPFLKPEKRWDFRLRWVLSISTSGHKYGLVYPGLGWVVWKDKKYLPDEMSFSVNYLGANITQVGLNFSRPAAQILGQYYNFIRLGFEGYKEIQQNSMDIAAYCHRAIGEMTCFRNFAKEVVNPLFIWSMDPAYEKTAKWTLFDLQAKLQQSGWMVPAYTMPANIEQLIVMRIVVRQGMSRDMADMLMGDIRNAVEEFEKLRYPTQSRLLFEKNEKQKGKVYTH, encoded by the coding sequence ATGAATCAACAAAGACATCCCCGCGAGGACACCCTGACCGACATCTTCGGCACGCAGGAAATGCGCTGTCCCGCACCCACGGAATTTATTCCCAAAGGCAAGACGGCCCCCGAAGTGGCCTACCAACTGGTCAAGGACGAGACCTACCCGCAGACGCAGCCGCGCCTGAACCTGGCCACTTTCGTGACGACCTACATGGACGACTACGCCACGCGTCTGATGAACGAAGCGATCAACGTCAATTACATCGACGAGACGGAGTATCCGCGCGTGGCCGTCATGTGCGGCCGCTGCCTGAACATCATCGCCAACCTGTGGAATTCGCCCGAGAAGGCCGAATGGAAGACCGGCGCGCTGGGAATCGGCTCCTCGGAGGCGTGCATGCTGGGCGGCGTGGCCGCATGGCTGCGCTGGAGAGCCCGCCGCAAGGCCGCCGGAAAACCCTTCGACAAGCCGAACCTGGTGATGAGCTCGGCGTTCCAGGTCGTCTGGGAGAAGTTCTGCCAGCTCTGGCAGATCGAACTGCGCACCGTGCCCCTCGACGAACAGCACCCCACGCTCGACATCGACGCCGCGCTGAAGGCGTGCGACGAGAACACCATCTGCATCGTGCCGATCGCCGGCGTGACGTGGACCGGACTCGACGACGACATCGAGGCGCTCGACAAGGCCCTCGACGCCTACAACGCCCGGACCGGCTACGAAATTCCGATCCACGTGGACGCGGCTTCGGGCGGATTCATCCTGCCGTTCCTCAAGCCCGAGAAGCGATGGGACTTCCGGCTGCGGTGGGTGCTGTCGATCTCCACGTCGGGCCACAAGTACGGGCTGGTCTATCCGGGTCTGGGCTGGGTCGTCTGGAAGGACAAGAAGTACCTGCCCGACGAAATGTCGTTCTCGGTCAATTACCTCGGCGCCAACATCACGCAGGTCGGCCTGAACTTCTCGCGTCCGGCGGCTCAGATTCTCGGCCAGTACTACAACTTCATCCGGCTGGGATTCGAGGGCTACAAGGAGATCCAGCAGAACTCGATGGACATAGCCGCCTACTGCCACCGTGCCATCGGCGAGATGACCTGCTTCCGGAATTTCGCCAAAGAGGTGGTCAATCCGCTCTTCATCTGGTCGATGGACCCGGCCTACGAGAAAACGGCCAAATGGACGCTCTTCGACTTGCAGGCCAAACTGCAGCAGAGCGGCTGGATGGTCCCCGCCTACACGATGCCCGCGAACATCGAACAACTGATCGTCATGCGCATCGTGGTGCGGCAGGGCATGTCGCGCGACATGGCCGACATGCTCATGGGCGACATCCGCAACGCCGTGGAGGAGTTCGAGAAGCTCCGGTACCCCACGCAGTCGCGCCTCCTGTTCGAGAAAAACGAGAAACAGAAGGGCAAGGTTTACACGCACTGA
- a CDS encoding SIR2 family NAD-dependent protein deacylase: MKKIVVFTGAGVSADSGLATFRDADGLWADYRIEEVCTPEALARNRALVVGFYNERRREMLAARPNAAHEAIARLERACEVEVVTQNVDDLHERAGSTRVTHLHGELRKLRSSRDPELVVPLDGWEQPLDATAPDGALLRPHIVFFGEAVPMFERAARIAASADAMIVVGTSLAVYPAASLVRCLPPAAPIWLVDPGRPDTAGIRNPLTVIRKRAAEGVPELVGELLRGMRG, from the coding sequence ATGAAGAAAATCGTCGTTTTTACCGGCGCCGGAGTGAGCGCCGACAGCGGCCTTGCGACCTTCCGCGATGCGGACGGGCTCTGGGCCGATTACCGGATCGAGGAGGTCTGCACGCCCGAGGCGCTGGCCCGCAACCGCGCGCTGGTGGTCGGGTTTTATAACGAGCGCCGCCGCGAGATGCTCGCCGCCCGGCCGAACGCCGCGCACGAGGCCATCGCGCGGCTGGAGCGGGCCTGCGAGGTCGAGGTGGTGACGCAGAACGTCGATGACCTGCACGAGCGGGCCGGATCGACGCGCGTGACGCACCTGCACGGCGAGCTGCGCAAGCTCCGTTCGTCGCGCGATCCCGAACTCGTCGTGCCCCTCGACGGCTGGGAGCAGCCGCTCGACGCCACGGCGCCGGACGGGGCGCTGCTGCGGCCGCATATCGTCTTCTTCGGCGAGGCGGTCCCGATGTTCGAACGTGCGGCCCGGATCGCCGCGTCGGCCGACGCGATGATCGTCGTCGGCACGTCGCTGGCGGTCTATCCTGCGGCCTCGCTGGTGCGTTGCCTGCCGCCTGCGGCGCCGATCTGGCTCGTCGATCCCGGCCGTCCCGACACGGCGGGCATCCGAAATCCGCTCACTGTCATCCGCAAGCGGGCGGCCGAGGGCGTTCCTGAGCTGGTCGGGGAGCTGCTGCGCGGCATGCGCGGGTAG
- a CDS encoding trimeric intracellular cation channel family protein: protein MTLFTFIEILGTLAFAISGIRLASAKRFDWFGAYVVGFTTAIGGGTLRDLMLSLTPFWMLDSSYLVVTAFALGIVVVYGRYLIRLNNTFFIFDAIGLGLFTVVGVEKTLGAGFPLWVAVIMGTITGAAGGVLRDILINEEPLIFRKEIYALACVFGGLVYGGGLAAGLSGATLQIVTALSVIAVRIVAVRFGLRLPTLRQNWDA from the coding sequence ATGACACTCTTCACATTTATCGAAATCCTGGGTACGCTGGCCTTCGCCATCAGCGGTATCCGGCTGGCTTCGGCCAAGCGCTTCGACTGGTTCGGGGCCTATGTCGTGGGGTTCACCACGGCCATCGGGGGCGGTACGCTGCGCGATCTGATGCTTTCGCTGACCCCGTTCTGGATGCTCGACAGCTCCTACCTCGTGGTCACGGCTTTCGCGCTGGGCATCGTGGTCGTGTACGGCCGTTACCTGATCCGACTCAACAACACCTTCTTCATTTTCGACGCCATCGGTTTGGGGCTGTTCACGGTCGTCGGCGTCGAGAAGACGCTCGGCGCCGGATTCCCGCTCTGGGTGGCGGTCATCATGGGCACGATTACGGGCGCCGCGGGCGGCGTGCTGCGCGACATTCTCATCAACGAGGAGCCGCTGATTTTCCGCAAGGAGATCTATGCGCTGGCCTGCGTGTTCGGCGGACTGGTTTACGGCGGCGGTCTGGCGGCGGGACTTTCGGGGGCCACGCTCCAGATCGTCACGGCGCTGAGCGTGATCGCCGTGCGGATCGTCGCCGTGCGCTTCGGGCTGCGCCTGCCGACACTCAGGCAGAACTGGGATGCGTAG
- the meaB gene encoding methylmalonyl Co-A mutase-associated GTPase MeaB codes for MSFTKINHYEKEYADTHHDTALNVSEGVGDQPIVSPYFTRRRKRALSTDEYVEGILAGNITTLSQAITLVESANPAHYAQAQEIIERCLPHAGRSVRIGITGVPGAGKSTFIEAVGNMVTSLRHKLAVLAIDPSSERSGGSILGDKTRMESICHNPDVFIRPSPSAGSLGGVARKTRETIVLCEAAGFDVIFIETVGVGQSETAVHSMVDMFMLLQISGAGDELQGIKRGIMEMADTMVITKADGENVRKAELARTQFQGALRLFPLPESGWRPKVYTCSAVAGTGLEEVWKGVEEFLDHIHANGYFQHNRNRQNKYWMYETINEALRGSFYRDPAVEARIGEYEKRVLEDRISSFVAAKELLELYFKELK; via the coding sequence ATGTCATTCACGAAGATAAACCACTACGAAAAGGAGTATGCGGACACGCACCACGACACGGCGCTCAACGTCTCGGAAGGCGTCGGGGACCAGCCGATCGTAAGCCCCTACTTCACGCGGCGCCGCAAGCGCGCGCTCTCGACCGACGAGTACGTCGAGGGCATCCTCGCGGGCAACATCACCACCCTCTCGCAGGCCATCACGCTCGTCGAGTCGGCCAATCCGGCCCACTACGCCCAGGCGCAGGAGATCATCGAGCGCTGCCTGCCCCACGCCGGGCGTTCGGTGCGCATCGGCATCACGGGCGTCCCGGGAGCCGGCAAATCGACCTTCATCGAGGCCGTGGGCAACATGGTCACCTCGCTGCGCCACAAGCTCGCGGTGCTGGCCATCGACCCCTCGTCGGAGCGCAGCGGAGGCTCGATCCTCGGCGACAAGACCCGCATGGAGAGCATCTGCCACAACCCCGACGTCTTCATCCGCCCCTCGCCCTCGGCCGGATCGCTCGGCGGCGTGGCGCGCAAGACGCGCGAGACGATCGTGCTGTGCGAAGCCGCCGGCTTCGACGTCATCTTCATCGAGACGGTGGGCGTCGGACAGTCCGAGACGGCCGTGCATTCGATGGTGGACATGTTCATGCTGTTGCAGATCTCCGGCGCCGGAGACGAATTGCAGGGCATCAAGCGCGGCATCATGGAGATGGCCGACACGATGGTCATCACGAAGGCCGACGGCGAGAACGTCCGCAAGGCCGAGCTGGCCCGCACGCAGTTCCAGGGAGCGCTGCGGCTTTTCCCGCTGCCCGAATCGGGCTGGCGGCCCAAGGTCTATACCTGTTCGGCCGTGGCCGGAACGGGTCTCGAGGAGGTCTGGAAAGGCGTGGAGGAGTTTCTCGACCACATTCACGCCAACGGTTATTTCCAGCACAACCGCAACCGGCAGAACAAGTACTGGATGTACGAGACGATCAACGAAGCGCTGCGCGGCAGTTTCTACCGCGATCCGGCCGTCGAGGCCCGTATCGGGGAGTACGAGAAACGGGTGCTCGAGGACCGCATTTCGTCGTTCGTCGCCGCCAAGGAGCTGCTGGAACTCTACTTCAAGGAGCTGAAATAA